The sequence below is a genomic window from Equus caballus isolate H_3958 breed thoroughbred chromosome 11, TB-T2T, whole genome shotgun sequence.
CCGCTTCTCTTAGCCCATTTGTTAACTCCTTTGAAGTCCAACTTCCTGCTCTAAAACCAGCCATGGCTTGCTTTTCCCTTACCAGCTCTGAATTCTTCCAGGCTAGGCAACTGGGAAAGACTGGGCTTTGAAACTTTCGCTGGCTTCAGGCCCAGCTGAGCTGACCGAAATAGCCAGCAGAAGGACTGTTTGTGCGGAGTGAAATTCCTCTAGGGGAAACACCATAGCAGACGGCCAGGAAAGCCATAGCCAGCATGGTAGGGACCCACGAGGCAAAGAAGCCGGGTAGCCCCAAGGCCCAGCTGTGGGGGCTGAGCCAGGTCCTCTCCAGAGGGAAAGGAGCTTCCTAAAGCCTGCTGTTGTGCTCTTTCTTTGGGccctttctttctcattcctctGTCTCAGGAACAGCGTTCTCAGGTGAAAGACAGTGGAACTGCCCTAGTCTGAGGGCCAGGGCTCAGGGGTCCCATCTGAGGCCTCTTCCTGTTGCTCGGTGCTCCCTGAGTCAGCCCTTGGAAAGACCCTAGGACAGAGACGCAGTCTCTGCCTGTACACCAGTACATAGCGGGGCACTCACCCCAGaccggggggtgggggaggaggtccGGAAAGGTGTTCTGGGTTATAAATGAGCTCCAAAGGACCGGCGTCGGCCAGATAAATGGGAGAGAGCGTGCTTATGCTCCAGGTGAGAGAGTGTGTTGTGGTCccagaaatgaaaaaaactgaGTGTGTGTCCGGAGAGTTTGAAGGGCAGAGACCCAGTAGGAGAGGTAGCTGGGAGCAGCAGAGGGGACAGATGGTTTTGGCCTTTAGAAGCTTATCATAAAATCATTTGGAAGCTATTGAAGGGTTTCATCAGGGGAGTGGCTGGAtgggatttgcattttaaaaagactcTTCTGACGCATTGTGGAGGCTGAATCAGAGTGGGCAAGGCCAGAGGCTGGGAAGCCATTTTGGAGGCTTTGGGCAGTATTTCTGGTATAAAAGCGATGCAGGTAGAGAGCAATGAGTAGACTGGGAGTGGTTGATATTTAGGAGGTAGAATCATGAGCACTTGATGATGGATTGTCGATGAGGGTGATGCTCAGGTTTCATTGTGATTGGAAATACCAGAAGAAAGGCTGGTTTAACCAAAGACATTCACTATTTATTCAGCCCGCGGGCACTGAAGAATCCCTGTGCTGTGTACTGGGGTTGGTGGAGCAGTTCAGCTGTGAAAACAGACCTGGCTCACCCTGGGGAGCCCTCCTGTGAGTCTGGGAGACTGAGACATTAAGCCCATGATTATTTAATGGGTGGGGAGTTACCAGAGGAGTTCACTTCATCTCAGGGGTCctggaaggcctctctgaggcaATGCCACGCCGCTTAGATAGTGGGCTCTCAATAAATTTTGCTGGGGAAAAACCAGGCTGAGACCTGAAGGGTAAGGAGGCATTAGCTagtgaagagagaagaaagagctctaagcaaggaAAGGGCAGCAGCAGAGATGAAGGCTCTTCAAGGATCCGAAAGAAGGCCCCTGGTGGCTGGGgatgagagctggggagagaatGGGCAGAGGTGACGGCTCAGTGTTGGAAGTTCTGTGGCCAGCCCAAGCGGAAGGCCCACACAGGGCTGGATGTACTGAGCAGGTGAGGAAGGAGGGGGACAGCAGAGCGCTGGCAGCTTCTCCACCAAGCCTggcaaggagggaagaagagaaggctgTAGCTGGAGGGGACGGAGGTAGAGATGAATGATCCGGATATCAAGAGCCGAGACACTCACGGGATGCTTTTCTGCTGGTCTTGGAATTAAACTGACTTCCATTATGGGAAAAGGAAAGTCAGGTGTGGTCTCATCAGGCACTGGACACCCCTGTCCACCCAGTGTCTGGACGCCTTGATGCCCTTGGACGTTTTCCTTAGAGCCTAAGGGATCTACTATTGCTTGTGTAGTAAATCACTAAAACCTCACCAGCCCAGGGACTGTTGGGAAAGTTTTAGCCAACCTGAGTTAATGAAAAGTCTGAATAATAGAACTCTGAAAGAAATGCAGCTTTTTAACTTTCAAGAGTATGCAGTAATCCCACTTAGCAATGTTGCTAAATGTAGGTTTTAGGACCGGATATAAATTACTGTTAAAAGCAAATGGTACGATTAAAATGGTGGAAGTGGTATAAAACAATTACATAACTATGCTTAAGAGTCCCTTTGCAGTCTCTTCATACACTATTTAGCCTCGCTTTGAGTAGTATGAAGGAAAAAGTTAAGCACAATTTATGTCCAAATTACACATTTTAAGTATAAGGTTCCAAATTAATGAGGTTCTAAAGTACCTTTGATCATAGTCTTGCAGTTACGTATTTACGCTACTTCTCAACCACTTTTCATTTCCAAACACCAACTGGAAatgcttctcttttccctttcatgGTTAATCCCAGGGTATAATTCTGCAATGGCAGGGAGATCAGTCTGTGTTTGGGTTGCCCAGGGGCCACAAAGCTCTGAGTGACACTAGGGGAGATACTTAAAAACACTGGTTTGAGAAATAGAGGAGTATTTCAAGAGCCAgctggagaagaaaatgaaaccaaactgAAATGATGCAACGTCGAGCACCAGCAGTCTGCCCCGTGCTTCAGCAGAGTCGGCTCTAACTTTCTAACCGAACACTCACTCAGCCCAGCCCGGTCTCTGGACAGTTTGAGTCCAGGGTAATAATGactgtggagggagagagggagatgggaaagggagaggagtAAGAAGCACTAGGCTGGTTTTCATTTCGTGTGCACTCTCTCCTGTCCTGGTGTCCTTCCATTTCATAACAGAGGATGTCTTGAGGGAGAGTCATGCACCAATTTTAGCCAAGAGAACCTGAGCCCAGGGGAGCCTCCTGGGAGAccccctgcctgccctgcccagtCCTGCCAGCAGCTAACTCCTCTTAGGTTCTCATCGGCAACATGGCTTGAGAATTAGAAGAATCTTAAAGATCATTTAGTCCAGCTTCCCACCCCATCTAGACATCCCATCTCTGACAGAGACACACATCCTGCCTCTGGCTAAACGATTCCAGAGAAGGGAGGACATTACCTCAAAAGGCAACTGACTCCATCTTTTGAAGGTTCTCACTTCTGTTGCACTGAAATCTGCCTTCTTGAAATTTCCACCCTAAAGCCTTGGTTCTACCCTTTGAACCCACATGTGGAATAAATACCCTGGTGACTATCGCTGCTCTGGCATCCTGGTCACAACCATTGCTGCTCATCTCTGAACAAGCTCCAGGTGAAAATCCCCCTTTCACAATGTCCCTCAGAGCTGAACCTGGCACTCCCGGCGTCGCCCAAGTGTGCAGAATATGATAGggctgttctttttctttttccttaaaattcaatttatttaaactaaaaacccaaaaactacaaaaagagtgaactgtttggggttttttggttttttttttactttaaataaattgaatttttaaaaagggactgttctttttctcctcctgtgACTGGACTTTTGGAAATGCAGTCCAAGATTGCAGTAGCCTTTTTGGCAACCACGTCTAGATTCTTTTGCCTCCCATTTAGCTTTGAGTCCAAACCACTGGGGCGTTTTTGCATGAGAACCACTATGAAGCCCTGTCTTCCTGTCCTCTATGCATGTGATTTTTCTTAACCCAAGTGCAGTATTACTCAATTTAAAGTTTAAACCACCATTTATTGATTACCCACTATGTGCTCGATGCTTTTTCATATCAATTCCTGATGCCTCTCAGAATCCCATGAGGATGACACTACCTCTGTTCTACAGATGGTGCAGTGAGGCTCAGAGGAAGGCCCCAGCGCCCCCACTGATGCCCGAGTCCTCATTAGGTCTGGAGCCTCATGCTTTCAGGCACTGCACATGGCAGTTTTTTAAGCTCCCTCTGAGCCCTAATACAGACACTCATGTTTACAATCCTTGGTTTTGTGACATCTGCAAATTTAACTTGCCCTCTAGGTCTTTGCAGTTTCCCAAACTTGAGTGGTGGACAGACTACTCTGAAGCTGCGTTTTCCAGCCTCTAGGGCACAAAACCAATTTAGTGAATCAAAAccgcatttaaaaaaatgaaatagagtagAAAAATATCAAGTGCATCACATGGAGCAAGGGCACATTTCATTTCAGGAAAGTTCTTGCATGAGCACAGGCAGGGAAGCGTGTGTGGGCGCGCGTGTGCACACTGGGTCTTGATGTAAATTGTTTTTATAACTGTGGTTCATGGTCTGAATAGTTTGAACACCACTGCTCTGGAGGGAAAATGTTTTTGAGTCAACTTAGATTTTCATTATAACACTACAACTTTACTTAATTATGTACGCACATAAATCTGTTTATCAACTCATTAATCTAGGGCCTATAAACTTAAATAACTACAAAAAAGCCAGTGAAGTTCAAATCAACAACAACATTCTGGGAGGACAATGTTTGATTGAACCCGAATCGCTGCTGTCAGTGAAAGCACAGCATAGACTTGACATCCTGGGCTCCTTGAGTTCTGCACGCCCACCGTGCAGTGTCTAGTGCCAAGCGACACAGTCCTCCCACACTTCTGAAGAGCCGGCATCTCTCACTTTGCACAAATGTATCATGAATTAAATATGCAGAATTAATTAGCCCACACAGTTAGAGTGGTGCCACTTGGCACCAGTACagtcataaacacacacacaggcccagaAACGTGCAATCTTAGTTAAGCAGCAGTCACCCGGTGATCTATAATATATGTtcgttttaaaaaaatgatcttcACAATGAAAATATGAGAATAAAAATTCTGGtagagggctggcccggtggcatagcagttaagtgctcacgctctgccttggcggcccagggttcgccggttcggatcccaggtgcagacatggcaccacttggcaagccatgctgtagtaggcatcccacatataaagtggaggaagatgggcatggatgttagctcagggccagtcttcctcagcaaaaagaggagggttggcagcagatgttagctcagggctgatcttcctcaaaaaaacaaaaaaaaattctggtagAGAAAGCATGAGCCTCCAAGAAGCCTGCAGACCTGGTCCTGGAACCCAGCCTAGTTTGAGACACCTGGGTTGCCCTGCACCAGCCACCTCCTCAGGATGGCGTGTATCTCACCATTGACCGGGAGGCCTGGTCAGCTTAGCCCCAAACAACACTGTCATCCTGCCTGCAGTTTTTTCCCTGTTTGTTCataagaatattatgaaaatttcagTCAGACGCCTTGTCAGAATAAAATGCACAGTATATACCATTCTCCTGATGTCTTTACCCAAAGCcccataaaaaagaaacagatgtgCTCAGCATGCCTTGTTTTTTTGCAACCCCACGCTTATCCCTTGTGATCACTGCCTCCTCAGCTCGGCATCGTAGTATAGTACTCTTTCCTCATTTGTTCTACAGTTTTGCCAGAGCTCAGTGTCTAATGTTTCAGGATCTACCTATAGGATTTTGCCCAGAGCTGCCCTTTGGCTCCCTATGGTTGGCTAGTGTGCCTGCAGAgtccctgcctcccttctctgGAGTGCAGCTGCTGTGGCCCTAAGGCTTGGAAACCACTTAAGGCATCCGTGTGCCTTGCCAGCCCATCACCTGTCCTGGGCTTCAGTTCCCCCTCACCTTTTCCCATTTAAGAATCATTCATTCTCCCAAAGAGAAGGGCCACAGGCCAGCCAAAATGTGAATGGTTCGAGTGGTCCCTCTTTCTGCTGACCTCCCTTCTCTTCTCGCCAGATGCCCAACAGGGGCTCAGTGCTGGAGCCAGTCTGCCTTTCCGCATCTCTGAAGTAATGTCCTTCCTGTCTCTGTACTTCCTGAAATCTGCTTTGCAAAGGTCTAGGATACAAGTCTGCCTCTGTTCTTTCCCTTCGTAATTCTCATGATTTCAGTTTTACTATGGTGTACTTCTCTTAGGTCAGACTTAAGTTCAGAGTAGAGATTCCCTTCATCACTTCCTCACCATTCTGTACTTTTAAAATGCAACAGAGTAtgtgtggggaaactgagaaagTACAGAAAAACAAGAAGTATTCTTTAAGTGAAGCAAAATTCTACCATAGGGATAATGGCTTTTAACATATTagcatttttaaagactttttcctggtatattcatatatagaaatacatacacatttaaacaaaaatagaatttagTATATTCTCATTCTTCTCATTATACTCATTAGCTCTCTTGGTCTGGGTGATACCTATGGGGCCATACCTGCTGTCCTACGTGAAAGTGTGAATGCGCTTACAGCAGTTACCCCTGTGCTACAGATGGACACCTGGACCACTGTGCCTCTGTGGGGAAGGCTGAGCACAGGGCACCCAAGACTTTCCCACAGAGTGGGTGTGTCCTCCTTGTCAGCGATCCTGGCCAGTGATGCTTCTCTCCCAGGCTGGCTGGACATCTGGACAGCAGGGAGCCTCAGTCAGAGCTGGAGGATTAGCCGGGGGGGGGGGTCCCCCACCCACCATATATGGGTCCTGATCTAGCTTGGGAGAGTCAGCCGCGCCCAGCAGAGAGGCTCCATTAGGTGGCACAGCTTAGTTCCTGAAGCCGGTCTTGCTATAGTCTCGGTATCTTCGTTTTTTCCCAGACTTTATGATGGCTGGAGGGGACAGTCTGGTGGAGGCAGGACCAGCTGTCCTCACAGCCTCAGATGGCTGGGTCTGAGGAGAGAAGGtcatctaccaaaaaaaaagatgcaggTTGCTAACCTTGAGTGGGGACGTGTGGGGAAGGTCGTTAACCTCtcctggagcagcagcaggaaagagaggcaggaagaCAGTCTGAGGCCAGGGGGCTGAGATTCTTATCGGGCGTCTTGTGCATCATTCCGTCTCTCTTCTTCCAGCAGATCCACAGACCAGCATGGCTGCCACTGCCGCTGTCAGTCCCAGTGACTACCTGCAGCCCGCCGCCTCCACCACCCAGGCGAGTGGGCAGTGGGCTCTGAGGGTTGGGGGCTGCCTCAGCCTGGAAGGACGCACTGAAGCCAACATTAAACCCCTACTGAAAACTCTATCCGGGCTCACTGTAAATACGTTAGGATAAGAGACCAGGGAAGGTTCAGTTGCCCACTTTTTCTGAACTAAGAAACCATGGCCACTTACCTAAGGTGCCACAGTTGGGTCAGGGGGAAAAGCAGGATTAAACTCAAGGTCCCTTCCATAATCTCCACTGACCATACAAGGAAAATAGAGGCTGTGTCCCCACACTCCAGAGGCTCTTTCCTTGTAGCCTCAAAAGAGCAGCCCTCCCCAGTCAGTAAACTCATGTCCCAAATGCTAGAAAAAACTTAGAAAAGGGTTTGTTCCTCCTGGtgcccctccctttctctttctccccagtcCTCCCTCAGTTAAGGAGTCAGGGATCCCTTAATCCCTGTGGTGAGCTAATGGAACTCCATTGAGGAGCTGAGGGTGATTCCATGTCCCCATGAGAAAAAAGGCCAGTGGGGAATAAGTGGTCAACTGACGCCGTTAGTTCACCCGGTCACGGGGTGCTTCTGGAAAGTTCCTTTCTGAGAAAGACATTTCCCCTCTTTCGCTTGCTTACTCAATGGAGAAACCAGCAGAGAAGGGGAGACTGAAGCCACTGCAGGGGGAGGATGCTGGTGCCCTGCCCACCCCAGAGGTGCGGAAGAGGCTGCCAAGAGAGGATCGCAAAGGGCGGCCGGGCAGCAGGCCCTCGCGTCTCACTCCTTTTCTCTACTTGCTTTTTTGCAGGATTCCCAGCCATCTCCCTTAGCCCTGCTTGCTGCAACATGTAGCAAAATTGGTCCTCCAGCTGTTGAAGCTGCTGTGACGCCTCCTGCTCCCCCGCAGCCCACACCGCGGAAACTCGTCCCTATCAAACCTGCCCCGCTCCCTCTCAGTCCCGGCAAGAATAGCTTTGGAATCTTGTCCTCCAAAGGAAACATACTTCAGATTCAGGGGTCACAACTGAGTGCGTCCTATCCTGGGGGGCAGCTGGTGTTCGCTATCCAGAATCCCACCATGATCAACAAAGGGACCCGATCAAATGCCAACATCCAGTACCAGGCGGTCCCTCAGATTCAGGCGAGCAGTTCCCAGACCATCCAAGTACAGCCTAATCTCACCAACCAGATCCAGATCATCCCTGGCACCAACCAAGCCATCATCACCCCCTCACCATCCAGTCACAAGCCCGTCCCCATCAAGCCAGCCCCCGTCCAGAAGTCGAGTACCACCACCACCCCTGTGCAGAGCGGGGCCAATGTGGTAAAGCTGACAGGTGGGGGTGGCAATGTGACACTCACTCTGCCTGTCAACAACCTCATGAACACCAGCGACACCGGGGCCCCCACTCAGCTCCTCACGGAGAGCCCTCCTACCCCACTGTCTAAGACTAACAAGAAAGCCAGGAAGAAGAGTCTTCCCGCCTGCCAGCCCCCCGTGGCTGTGGCTGAGCAGGTGGAGACCGTGCTGATCGAGACCACCGCAGACAACATCATCCAGGCAGGAAACAACCTGCTCATCGTTCAGAGCCCAGGAGGGGGCCAGCCAGCTGTGGTCCAGCAGGTCCAGGTGGTGccccccaaggctgagcagcaGCAGGTGGTGCAGATCCCCCAGCAGGCCCTGCGGGTGGTGCAGGCGGCATCTGCCACCCTCCCCACCGTCCCCCAGAAGCCCTCCCAGAACTTTCAGATCCAGGCAGCTGAGCCGACACCTACTCAGGTACCACGCACACCCTGTgcgcctgcctccctctccttaGCACTAAACAGCTAATGCTCCCTTACCCCTCGGCTTGCTGTCGAAGATGATGCTGATGCATCTTCCGATTTGATCTGAGTGTTGGGAGTCAGGATTGTTGGGGGTGGGCAGTGAGTGGCTATTTCTGCCTGACAGATGGAGTCTCTTCAGTTCACAGGGTCACGTACAGCTTGTCTCTAGAAATCAGATGAAACAGACCTGTGTACCTATGTTTTGGTCCACTTTTTCTTTATGCAAGTCTTTTGGGGGGATGAGTACGGGGCAGATATACATGTTTTAATAATAAAGTTTATCTTTTATTATAGAATTACATACTCAGAACGGTAGCAAGAATGAAAAAATTCCAGTCAGAACCATAGAATTTGATGTAAAGTAAGAACACTAATGAGCAAAATGCTGATCATTgttaatgacaagaaaaaagcaggaagcAGCAGCCTAGCTTGATAGCAGGAACGTTTAGGCTAGGTTCATCTGGGGTGCTAACTTCAACGAGAACGTTCTTATTTTGGGCATTTATTGAGGTGTTCTCGTACTCTGGAATCTGGCTCTGTGAGCAGGTTGTATTCTTCGTTTATGCCTACGAAAGGCCAGAGATTATGCCCATCTTGCAGATGGAGAGCCTGGAACTCAGAGAAGTTATAAAGTATCCAAATCTCCTAGAGCATAGATGACAAGAGCCAGGATTCAACTCAAATTTCAAACCCCAcactcttttccattttctgcctTGACTCCCTGTGTCTTACGTGTGGCAGGGGCTACAATTAAAATTGGGGacaaggatattttttaaaaaaaacagttccTGCCATTGAGGAATTTATAATCTGGTTGTAGAGAGGGAACCCAGGCATCACAGTGAGTGACAGTAGGAAGCTGGGCCATCTCCTGGGTGGAGAAGTGCCCTTGAGGTTGAGCTGTGGACGTGGAAGTCACGCAGGAGGAAATCTGAGGCCTGCCTTCGAATGCCCCCTCCCTTCTGGCATATTATGTATTGCCAAGTGATTTTCTATAAATTGTTTAATTTAGTTATTACGCTATCTGTGAGGTTCCATTATCAGACGTACCTCAAAGGTGAAGGTACTGGCTCAGGCGCACTTGTCCTCACAGTGCCGCTCCTCCCTTCCCTGAGGCTCTGTATCTTGAGGTTGACGGAGGCAGGGCTTAAACCCAGGtcttcctaaggaaataatcatacACATGCAGACAGATTTAGCTATAGTATTATCTTTTAAGGATGACATAGTATTCCGTTATCCTGAGGTGCTGTCTGTTATACAGCTAATACCCTGTTAACTGTGTATCTAGGCTGTTTCCAATCTTAGAGCTAAATGAATTCCTAAAAGTGGGTCAAAggatatgtacattttttttaaaatgtgttatattCTGTATCAGAGATTGTCAATCCATAGCCCTCAGGTCAGATCTGGCCCACTCATCTGTTTTCATAAAAAAAGTTTAATTGGAACACAGACATACCCATCTGTGCTGCCTTTGCACTACAAGGCAGAGACttcatggcccacaaagcctaaaatatttactctctgccctttacagaaagtttgctgactcctgctctaTATTATGAACAAAAAATGTTCTAGTAACAGAAACTTCCGATACACAGAAAATAGCAATGATTCGCAAAAGGGGCACAtaccaaaaaactgaaaatgaaatttctgtatttattaaagagatGACATgagatttctttgcttttaattgAGAAACACAGTCCTATTAAATAATCGGGGAATTGAAAataattccaatcagaatcccagcaggatttttcttttttacaaagaatttttttccccGGAATCATTTAAGCATAAGTTGTCACCATGATCTCAGCACTTCCAAGGGCCTCATAGAAAGTATGAAATTCTTACCCACGAGGACATTCTACACAACAATCCAACCACCAAACCTGGGAAATCAGCAGTGAAACACACTAACGTCTAATGCAGAGACCCCGTTCAAGTCCCACCACTTGCCCCAGTAATTCCTTCGTGGCAAAAGGATCTCATCCAGCATCACGTTGCACCAGACACGTTCATTGAGTTGTCACGCCTCCTTTGTCTCCTTTGATCTGGAACAGCTCCTCAAGCTTTACttgactttcatgaccttgacacttgaaggctacaggccagttattttgtagaatgttcctcaatttaGGTTTGTgtgatgtttcctcatgactaGATGCAGGTTGTGCAGGGTTTTCTTTTGCAgaaatatcacagaagtgatgctgtttTCACTGCATCCTAAAAGGGGGTGCGTGATTTCATTTTGTCCCATTACTGGTGGTGATTAGAGTGAGATTGGGCAGATTTCTGCACGTTAAagttacttttttcctctttgtaatgAATTAGTATTTTGTAGGGAGATACTTCGAGACTATGTAAATACCCCATTCCTCATCAGACTTTTGCCCACTTGTTTTAGTATCTTTTACTATGATAGTTTTTAAACTGACTTTTTATACTTACAGAAAGGTTGCAAAGGTGGTACAGAGAATTTCCATGTACCTCTCACCTGGTGTCCCCGATAGTTAAACACCTTACATTACCAGGTACAGCTGTCAAAGCTAAGACCTGACATTGGTTCATTACTGTTAACTAAACTCCAGACCTGATTTGGATGTCACCAGTTTTTCCATCAATGTCCCCTTTCTGTTCCAGGACCCAGTCCAGTACCACGTCGCACTTAGTGGGCATGTCTCCCCAGACCCCTCTGATCTGATCGTTGCTCAGTCTTTGTTTTTATGATCTTGACAGTCTTGAGGGGCGTTGGTCAGGTATCCTGTAGGACGTCCCCAAatctggggttatgggtttttggaAAAACAACCATGGAGGCGAAATGCCCCCTCATCTCATCATATGAGGGGGACGTCCTGATGTCACCTTTATCGCTTAATCAAGGTGGTGTTTGCCAGGTTTCTTCATTGTAAgtgctgcttttctcttcctctgctctgttTTTCGGAAGTGAGTCGCTTAGTCTCCCACCTTCAGGGATGGGAGTGGAGGTGAGAATTAAGCTGTACATCCTGGAAGGGAAAGTATCTGCATAATATTACTTGGAATTcttctctgaggaagatttgtctcttctccatttatgtctttattcattcatttatttatatcagcagGGACTCAGGAGTGTTTATTGTATTCTTTGGCTTATAATTCAACACGATGTTATGTACTGTGTTATTCACATTGTTCCCGCTTCGGCCACTTGGAGCTCTttcaagttggctcctgtgtccctatGACACACTCTCTTTTTTATCAGCTTTATCGAGATATTCACATACCCTTTTAAAGGGTTcaactcagtggtttttagtatattcagagttgtgcagccatcaccactatctcattttagaacatcttcatcaccccaaaaagaaaccctgtaccctttaGCAGTCATGCCCCatttcccatcccccaccccctggaaaccactaatccattttctatctctatggatttgcctacacatttcatgtaaatggaatcatacaataggtgATCTCTTGCAACTGGCTTCCTTTCCTGAGTATAATATTTCCCAGGTTCATCCACGTCGCAGCATGTGTCAGTTCTTCAGGGCTTGTATTTTCCCACCCTGGCCCGGGGGTCACCCATTTCTCTAGGAGTCTTGGTTCCTCTCATTGGAGGATATgatagcagttttttttttttgtttgtttgtttttgttttgttttttcctaaagattggcacctgggctaa
It includes:
- the SP2 gene encoding transcription factor Sp2 isoform X1, encoding MSADPQTSMAATAAVSPSDYLQPAASTTQDSQPSPLALLAATCSKIGPPAVEAAVTPPAPPQPTPRKLVPIKPAPLPLSPGKNSFGILSSKGNILQIQGSQLSASYPGGQLVFAIQNPTMINKGTRSNANIQYQAVPQIQASSSQTIQVQPNLTNQIQIIPGTNQAIITPSPSSHKPVPIKPAPVQKSSTTTTPVQSGANVVKLTGGGGNVTLTLPVNNLMNTSDTGAPTQLLTESPPTPLSKTNKKARKKSLPACQPPVAVAEQVETVLIETTADNIIQAGNNLLIVQSPGGGQPAVVQQVQVVPPKAEQQQVVQIPQQALRVVQAASATLPTVPQKPSQNFQIQAAEPTPTQVYIRTPSGEVQTVLVQDSPPATAAAASTTTCSSPASRAPHLSGTSKKHSAAILRKERPLPKIAPAGSVISLNAAQLAAAAQAMQTININGVQVQGVPVTITNTGGQQQLTVQNVSGNNLTISGLSPTQIQLQMEQALAGEAQPGEKRRRMACTCPNCKDGDKRSGEQGKKKHVCHIPDCGKTFRKTSLLRAHVRLHTGERPFVCNWFFCGKRFTRSDELQRHARTHTGDKRFECAQCQKRFMRSDHLTKHYKTHLVTKNL
- the SP2 gene encoding transcription factor Sp2 isoform X2, with the translated sequence MSDPQTSMAATAAVSPSDYLQPAASTTQDSQPSPLALLAATCSKIGPPAVEAAVTPPAPPQPTPRKLVPIKPAPLPLSPGKNSFGILSSKGNILQIQGSQLSASYPGGQLVFAIQNPTMINKGTRSNANIQYQAVPQIQASSSQTIQVQPNLTNQIQIIPGTNQAIITPSPSSHKPVPIKPAPVQKSSTTTTPVQSGANVVKLTGGGGNVTLTLPVNNLMNTSDTGAPTQLLTESPPTPLSKTNKKARKKSLPACQPPVAVAEQVETVLIETTADNIIQAGNNLLIVQSPGGGQPAVVQQVQVVPPKAEQQQVVQIPQQALRVVQAASATLPTVPQKPSQNFQIQAAEPTPTQVYIRTPSGEVQTVLVQDSPPATAAAASTTTCSSPASRAPHLSGTSKKHSAAILRKERPLPKIAPAGSVISLNAAQLAAAAQAMQTININGVQVQGVPVTITNTGGQQQLTVQNVSGNNLTISGLSPTQIQLQMEQALAGEAQPGEKRRRMACTCPNCKDGDKRSGEQGKKKHVCHIPDCGKTFRKTSLLRAHVRLHTGERPFVCNWFFCGKRFTRSDELQRHARTHTGDKRFECAQCQKRFMRSDHLTKHYKTHLVTKNL
- the SP2 gene encoding transcription factor Sp2 isoform X3, translated to MAATAAVSPSDYLQPAASTTQDSQPSPLALLAATCSKIGPPAVEAAVTPPAPPQPTPRKLVPIKPAPLPLSPGKNSFGILSSKGNILQIQGSQLSASYPGGQLVFAIQNPTMINKGTRSNANIQYQAVPQIQASSSQTIQVQPNLTNQIQIIPGTNQAIITPSPSSHKPVPIKPAPVQKSSTTTTPVQSGANVVKLTGGGGNVTLTLPVNNLMNTSDTGAPTQLLTESPPTPLSKTNKKARKKSLPACQPPVAVAEQVETVLIETTADNIIQAGNNLLIVQSPGGGQPAVVQQVQVVPPKAEQQQVVQIPQQALRVVQAASATLPTVPQKPSQNFQIQAAEPTPTQVYIRTPSGEVQTVLVQDSPPATAAAASTTTCSSPASRAPHLSGTSKKHSAAILRKERPLPKIAPAGSVISLNAAQLAAAAQAMQTININGVQVQGVPVTITNTGGQQQLTVQNVSGNNLTISGLSPTQIQLQMEQALAGEAQPGEKRRRMACTCPNCKDGDKRSGEQGKKKHVCHIPDCGKTFRKTSLLRAHVRLHTGERPFVCNWFFCGKRFTRSDELQRHARTHTGDKRFECAQCQKRFMRSDHLTKHYKTHLVTKNL